The genomic DNA CATCCAGAAGCCCTGGGAGCGCAGGCTCCTAGCCGCCTCCGACCCGTCGGAGATCAAGCCACTCCAGCTCCTTCGGAGACAGGCTGACCTCACAAGCCGCCAGATTGTCGGCACATTCCTCTTGGGTGGCCACGGAGATCAACGCAAACGGCGCCATGGGTTGGCTCAGCACATAGGCCAGAGCAATCTGCGCGACGGACCGACCGCGCTCTTCGGCCAGCTGGACCAACCGCCGCCGCCGCTCGCGATTGGGCGCGGACTCGTACGCCCGGGTAGCGATCTCCTCGTGGGTGCCCACGGGGGGCGGAGCGTCCGCCGGCCGCAGCAGCCAGCCCCCGGCCAGCGCCGACCAGCACAAGAGCGCCATCGGCTGTGGGCTCGTCGCCTGGGCCGTGTACCAGTCCCGATCCTCCTGGCGCTCCGCTCCGGTGAGCGTCACCGACCCGGGCCACGGCGGCCGGACCTGCTCCGCCAGACTGAAGTGGGAAGAGCTGGCGGCTAGCGGCAGCAGGCCCCGGCGCTGAGCGTAGGCGTTGGCTTCCCGGAGGCGGGGCACCGACCAATTGGACACACCGAAGGCCCGGATCCGCCCCTTCTCGACCTGCTCGTTCAGGCACTCCAGAATAGAAGCTACGTCTTGTTGGGGATCATCCCGATGCAGCAGGAAGAGGTCGATGTACTCCGTACCCAGGCGCTCCAGGCTCTCCACCAAATCCGAGTCGATGGAGTTGGGATCGAGACGCTGGCGCTCACCCTCGGAATGGACATCAGGATGGGCCCCTTTGTCGACGATCACCACCCGCTCGCGCAGGCCCCGCTGGCGGATCCACCGCCCGAGGGTCCGCTCGCTGTCTCCCTGGCCGTAGACGTGGGCGGTGTCGAAGGCGTTGCCGCCGCCCTCGAAGAATGCGTCGCAGAGCCGAAAGTCCTCCGCCTCCCGGCGCTGCTTCAAATGCGCCGCACCGAAGATGATCCGCGACACCGGCTTGCCGACACCGGGAATCGAGCCGTAGATCACCGGGCCCCGTCCCCTTTGGACCGGTCCGTCTCGCGTTCTTTGGATTCACAAGGGAAGCGCATCCCCAGCTGACGGCGCAGCTCGTCCATCACCCGCAGCACCGCGATGGACTCCTCGTGGGGCATGATCCCGTTCTCCACCTCCCCCCGATCCAGCGTCTCCATCATCGCCGCCGCCTGGTAGTGCAGGCCGTTGCCTTCGACGGGAATCGAGACCCGCACCTCGTCCTGCCCGGGAAGGGCGAGGGTCGCGCCGGGGCTGCAGTAAAACGG from Acidobacteriota bacterium includes the following:
- a CDS encoding aldo/keto reductase yields the protein MIYGSIPGVGKPVSRIIFGAAHLKQRREAEDFRLCDAFFEGGGNAFDTAHVYGQGDSERTLGRWIRQRGLRERVVIVDKGAHPDVHSEGERQRLDPNSIDSDLVESLERLGTEYIDLFLLHRDDPQQDVASILECLNEQVEKGRIRAFGVSNWSVPRLREANAYAQRRGLLPLAASSSHFSLAEQVRPPWPGSVTLTGAERQEDRDWYTAQATSPQPMALLCWSALAGGWLLRPADAPPPVGTHEEIATRAYESAPNRERRRRLVQLAEERGRSVAQIALAYVLSQPMAPFALISVATQEECADNLAACEVSLSPKELEWLDLRRVGGG